A portion of the Kazachstania africana CBS 2517 chromosome 2, complete genome genome contains these proteins:
- the MSH5 gene encoding MutS family protein MSH5 (similar to Saccharomyces cerevisiae MSH5 (YDL154W); ancestral locus Anc_7.331) yields the protein MAHSRRKTFAHHQVGGNESIPEESESESVSARIGDPIDDTFDFTDEVVLCVEVSGAKLGCSLLVSHIKTLKVLNQDYKLNVEASLNRSNDGIVEGRFADEINSILESLLLENNPTLCLVSSRLDECCYSFLRGKCERLHCKLSIQSIETFKSVEELKLLRLATFADQSLLSDLLLNSKSTTHCTTKTAACIVNIYKQCTNYNDVDLNRNRSVVIGRSDDSDSLINHVKQLDLNERMFIDEDTLSSLLIFPTLKKTGQDKMIEDGCFSIYDLLNHTSSNLSRKILKSWLASPLVDIKKIQRRQNMVKALLDTNNALLYEDLRRVIKKLPDMFIASNQLQNGRASVRTWLNVYEFVKTSIAVYKIISALKTDRNDSLIVDIKSQVDFKVLKVLQKKLSSIIDIENSRESKSLVIQEGVDERLDECRRIYNKLETTLSDVAVNAEMLVCEVQQRHSNSKSAIEEGIINAIYIPQLGYLVSIGQSLALNLEILSDFGWREEFRTDTHVYFKNDDVLKLDEKFGDIYTVISDLEIEVLYSLQKEVLEETILLQKCNKLFAELDVLASFAQVSFIRGYTEPELILEQCSIEIKGGRHPIYETLVDSYIPNDFKSIGGNFDDEFWVSKVGLDRVTVLTGPNSSGKSVFLTQVGLIVFLAQIGCFVPAQKARIGIVDKLLSRIRTQESLTKEHSSFELDSLQMAKCLNLGTAKSLILIDEFGKGTDVIDGPSLFGAIVKTIVREPYCPRVIACTHFHELFKEEILTTSIPGIQYYKTEIILNESGHVSEASVTENVGITFLYKVKEGRSTKSFGVYCAKICGVKSEIVERAAELSRLLDEGRNMTEACGTITEDELHSFKMNQKIAKSFLEWDLDLETNASDDDLKNKLRNILTGNSL from the coding sequence ATGGCTCATTCTAGAAGAAAGACCTTTGCTCACCATCAGGTAGGGGGGAACGAGTCAATACCAGAGGAGAGTGAGAGTGAGAGTGTAAGTGCGAGAATAGGCGATCCGATTGACGATACTTTCGATTTCACTGACGAGGTGGTTCTGTGTGTCGAAGTCAGTGGAGCTAAATTAGGTTGTAGTCTTTTGGTATCTCATATCAAGACTCTGAAAGTTCTAAATCAAGACTATAAGTTAAATGTCGAGGCTAGTCTAAACAGGTCAAACGACGGCATTGTAGAGGGTAGGTTTGCTGATGAAATCAACTCTATTTTAGAATCGCTCCTTTTAGAGAACAATCCGACTCTATGTTTGGTATCTAGTCGATTAGATGAATGCTGCTACAGCTTTCTAAGGGGAAAATGTGAACGGCTACATTGCAAACTAAGTATCCAATCAATTGAGACCTTCAAAAGCgtagaagaattgaagtTATTACGATTAGCCACATTTGCTGATCAATCCTTACTCAgtgatttattattaaattctaAAAGTACAACACATTGTACAACAAAAACAGCTGCTTGTATTGTAAATATCTACAAACAATGTACAAACTATAATGACGTTGATTTGAACAGGAATAGGTCTGTTGTTATCGGAAGGTCAGACGATTCTGATAGTTTAATCAATCACGTTAAACAGCTTGATTTGAACGAAAGGATGTTTATCGATGAGGATACACTCTCGTCATTGTTAATATTTCCAACATTGAAGAAGACTGGCCAGGATAAAATGATTGAAGATGGCTGCTTTAGTATTTATgatcttttgaatcatACTTCCTCAAATCTCAGTaggaaaatattgaaatcatGGCTGGCATCTCCCTTGGTTGATAtaaaaaagattcaaagaaGACAGAATATGGTGAAAGCATTACTGGATACCAATAATGCTTTATTATATGAGGATTTGAGGAGAGTAATAAAGAAGCTACCTGACATGTTTATTGCAAGTAATCAACTTCAAAATGGCAGGGCGTCTGTTAGAACGTGGCTAAACGTTTATGAATTCGTAAAGACAAGCATTGCAgtttataaaataattaGTGCACTGAAAACTGATAGAAATGATAGTTTGATCGTTGATATCAAATCTCAAGTGGACTTCAAAGTTTTGAAGGTTTtacagaaaaaattgagcagtattattgatattgaaaattcaagagAATCTAAAAGCTTAGTTATTCAAGAAGGTGTAGACGAGCGACTTGATGAATGCAGGCGCATCTACAATAAATTAGAAACAACTCTAAGCGATGTTGCTGTAAATGCTGAAATGCTTGTCTGTGAGGTTCAACAGAGGCATAGTAATTCAAAGAGCGCAATTGAAGAAGGCATCATAAATGCCATATACATCCCACAATTAGGATACCTGGTATCTATCGGTCAATCGTTAGCGCTTAATCTTGAGATTTTAAGTGATTTTGGTTGGAGAGAAGAATTTAGAACGGATACACATGTCTACTTCAAAAATGACGatgttttgaaattagatgaaaaatttggtgACATTTATACTGTCATCTCTGACCTTGAGATAGAGGTTTTATATTCCTTGCAGAAAGAAGTATTAGAAGAGACAATtcttttacaaaaatgCAACAAGTTATTTGCTGAACTTGACGTCTTAGCTTCATTCGCCCAAGTATCGTTTATCAGAGGGTATACTGAACCGGAACTTATACTTGAACAATGTTCAATAGAAATAAAAGGTGGTAGGCACCCAATTTACGAGACACTTGTTGATAGTTACATACCAAATGACTTCAAATCCATAGgtggaaattttgatgacgAATTTTGGGTATCAAAGGTGGGACTAGATCGTGTAACAGTTCTTACTGGCCCAAATAGTTCAGGAAAATCTGTTTTTCTGACACAAGTAGGAttaattgtttttttgGCACAGATTGGCTGTTTTGTACCTGCTCAAAAGGCTAGGATTGGTATAGTAGATAAACTTTTATCTAGAATCCGCACACAGGAATCACTTACCAAAGAACATAGCTCTTTCGAACTTGATTCATTACAAATGGCCAAGTGTCTTAATTTGGGGACGGCTAAAAGCCTTATTTTAATAGACGAATTTGGTAAAGGGACTGATGTAATTGATGGACCATCACTTTTTGGTGCCATAGTAAAGACGATTGTAAGGGAACCGTACTGTCCCAGAGTCATTGCATGTACACATTTCCatgaattattcaaagagGAGATACTTACAACAAGCATTCCTGGGATTCAATATTATAAGACGGAAATTATTCTCAACGAAAGCGGTCATGTCTCAGAAGCATCTGTCACTGAAAATGTCGGGATAACCTTCTTATATAAAGTTAAGGAAGGGCGGTCTACAAAGTCTTTTGGAGTCTATTGCGCGAAAATTTGTGGTGTTAAGAGTGAAATAGTCGAAAGAGCCGCTGAACTTTCCCGCTTGCTCGACGAAGGACGAAACATGACTGAAGCTTGTGGTACCATTACAGAAGATGAACTTCATTCCTTCaaaatgaatcaaaagatCGCTAAGTCTTTCTTGGAATGGGATCTTGATTTGGAAACAAATGCttcagatgatgatttaaAGAATAAACTTCGAAATATTCTCACCGGAAATAGTTTATGA
- the SAS10 gene encoding rRNA-processing protein SAS10 (similar to Saccharomyces cerevisiae SAS10 (YDL153C); ancestral locus Anc_7.330) — translation MARKQDREEDRDPYGLNEVDAFADKKEKILLEQSTLNTGNGNESYDSLDDDEEEEVMGMSGEDSSDDEEEEEEELDGEKAYRKVFGKKLHLGESEDEADENMLDNENAWGATKNEYYGADDLDDEEVAKEIEKEALRQQKKHLQELNMNDYMDEEVEEEWTKSAKEFDMNEFQTSTNTKSDNTVSIKDLLNMDSDAKKDYLKNLIPEFLPLCKELATLSEVLEELKAKEQSELVKLKVMALSAYLGTISSYLGILLHEINSNEDFSSMKDHPIMESILTSKEVWRQANELPGSFEAGQQLQDDSEDEDEEMAELDESILQNIPISEETKDEHTAAADSGANNDSEDEGDDDGEDDDVDLDDFEEYVTQSRLPTKSKEKAGPTDADDFLESEMADVDAQEKRARKRTLRFYTSKIDQQENKKIDKFKGDDDIPYKERLFERQQRLLEEARKRGLHDKNGADLDDKNYNSEDEAVSKSINDKSIDDYYTQIQKSRQNRKESRQQAHKTAVMAAREGKLAEASEAVGEDGKRAINYQILKNKGLTPKRKKDNRNSRVKKRKKYEKAQKKLKSVRAVYSGGQSGPYEGEKTGIKKNLTKSAKFKN, via the coding sequence ATGGCTAGAAAGCAGGATAGGGAAGAAGACAGAGATCCGTATGGATTAAATGAAGTGGATGCGTTTGCTGataagaaagagaaaatccTGTTGGAACAATCTACGTTGAATACTGGTAATGGCAATGAAAGCTACGATTCTCTggatgatgatgaggaagaagaagtgaTGGGAATGAGTGGTGAAGACTCGTCCGATGacgaggaagaagaagaagaagagctGGACGGTGAAAAGGCATACAGGAAAGTTTTTGGTAAGAAGTTACATTTAGGTGAATCAGAAGATGAAGCGGATGAAAATATGCTAGACAATGAAAATGCCTGGGGTGCCACCAAAAATGAATACTATGGTGCAGACGACTTagacgatgaagaagtaGCTAAAGAGATTGAAAAGGAGGCCCTTCGTCAGCAGAAAAAGCACCTTCAAGAACTCAACATGAACGACTATatggatgaagaagttgagGAAGAATGGACTAAGAGTGCGAAAGAGTTTGATATGAATGAATTTCAAACAAGTACCAACACCAAGAGTGACAATACTGTGTCGATAAAGGATCTTTTGAACATGGATTCGGATGCCAAGAAGGActacttgaaaaatttgattccTGAATTTTTACCGTTATGTAAAGAACTGGCAACATTATCTGAAGTCCTGGAAGAACTGAAAGCAAAGGAACAATCTGAGCTAGTGAAGTTAAAAGTAATGGCTCTTTCTGCATATTTAGGTACAATATCTTCCTACTTAGGTATTCTTCTACATGAGATTAATAGCAATGAAGATTTCTCATCAATGAAAGACCACCCTATTATGGAAAGTATTTTAACATCAAAGGAAGTTTGGAGGCAAGCTAATGAATTACCAGGAAGTTTCGAAGCTGGTCAACAATTACAAGACGACagtgaagatgaagatgaagaaatggCCGAACTAGATGAAAGCATTTTGCAAAACATTCCAATCAGTGAAGAAACCAAAGATGAACATACAGCCGCAGCTGACTCGGGTGCTAATAATGATAGTGAAGATGAGGGCGACGATGATGGCGAAGATGACGACGTTGATTTAGATGATTTCGAAGAATATGTCACACAATCTCGTCTACCCACAAAATCAAAGGAAAAAGCAGGTCCTACTGATGCTGATGATTTCTTAGAGTCAGAGATGGCAGATGTGGATGCGCAAGAAAAGAGGGCTCGTAAGAGGACACTAAGGTTCTACACTTCTAAGATTGATCAACaggaaaataaaaaaattgataaatttaaagGTGATGATGACATTCCATATAAAGAGAGATTATTCGAAAGACAACAAAGGTTGCTTGAAGAAGCTCGTAAGCGTGGTCTACACGATAAAAATGGTGCTGATCTAGATGATAAGAATTATAActctgaagatgaagcAGTATCCAAGTCCATTAATGATAAAAGTATTGATGATTACTACACTCAAATCCAAAAAAGTAGGcaaaatagaaaagaatCGCGTCAACAAGCACATAAGACTGCTGTTATGGCGGCAAGAGAGGGTAAATTGGCCGAAGCTTCAGAAGCTGTTGGTGAAGATGGTAAACGTGCTATTAACTACCAAATCCTAAAGAACAAGGGTTTGACTccaaagaggaagaaggaCAACAGAAATTCACGTgtcaagaagagaaagaagtACGAAAAGGCTCAAAAGAAACTCAAATCGGTTCGTGCAGTTTACTCTGGTGGCCAATCTGGTCCATACGAAGGTGAAAAGACTGGTATTAAGAAGAATTTAACGAAATCTgccaaattcaaaaattaa